A region of the Flintibacter sp. KGMB00164 genome:
GGAAGCTGATTCTTCTCCCGCAGGCAGATCGAATGGCTGGCCGCCGGAAGGCACTTCCTCCCCCTGGGGCTGAGCACTTATATCTTCCCGCTCCATAGGTCCGCCCATCCCGCCGCCCATGGCATTGTTCATGGTACCCATGTCCGAAATACTCAGTTCCGAGGCATCCACCAGAGCGCTGCTGTCCTCCGCCTGGCCGTCAGAGGTGGAGGGGATGGTCCCGTCCAGCTGGCCCTGGACGCTCTCAGCCCGCAGCAGGCAGAACTGCTCCAGCGTCTCGATTCCCGTTTCAAATTCCTCATAGGTACAGAATTTGGTGGGGTCTTTTTCCACATAGGGGGCAATGAGCTGCTTTGTCTGGGCCATCATCTGGGTAAAATAGCCGCTGTCAAAGTAGGAGGAGATAAAGTCCGCAAAGTACTGGTGGTACAGCTGGGTGTACTCTTCGCTCTCAAAAATCCAGGCCAACATGGGGCGGGAGTCCACGGTCCCGCCGGACACCGGGGTGTCAATGGGGTAGTTTACCATGGAGGTGGCATCCTGTCCGCCCTGGAAGCCGCCAAAGGCCAGGTTATAGTCCCAGGGGATCATGGACAACTGACCGTCCTCTTCGTAGAGGTAGTAGTTGTGGATCATGGAGCCGGTGTAGCTGTCAAAGTTACACACAAAGTTGTGCACTACGAAGTAGCGGATCACCTCGTCCACATCTACCACACTCTCAATATTCTCACCCTCATTCAGCTGCTTGAGGACGGCAATAAGCCGGTCCTTGTCGGCGTCGGTGATATCAGTTTTGGCGTTGTCAAAGATGTTGGAATAGCTGTCGTAGTCGTCATCGGTGTAGATAAGGGATACATCGCTGCTGCCCATGGAACCGCCCATACCGCCTCCCCGGCCACCGAACTGTTTATCCGTCTGAACCGGATCTGTGGTCTGACTGTCCGAGGCATCATCCTGAGAGGGGACTGTGCCCGGCATACCTTGGGGCATAGTTTCTGTGTCAGACTGCACTTCTTCCCCAGTATCCGGCGGCGTCATACCGTCTGGCCGCTGCCCCTTCATAGCCTGTCGGTCGGGAAGGGTACTCTGGCCCTCTTCGCCGCTTTGATCGTCCATCCAGTCCTCCAGATCAAATTCTCCGCCGTTGCCCCGGCCGCCGCCCATGCTCATGCTGTCAGGCTTATAGAGCTCTCCATAGTCGCTGCCGTAGTTGCGCTCCAGGAAAGACTCCTCCACCCCCTCCACCGCCAGATAGAGGCCCCAATCCTCCCCGTTGACGGTAATATACACATAGCTGCACAAAGGGGCGTCCACGCCGAAATAGCCCATCATCTGATAGGTGAGGTAGTCCTTCATATAGGTGTTGTCCTGAATGATGTTGTTGAGACTGAGCTTATCCAAGCCGTGGTAGCTGATCGTACTGTCATAGTGGTCAAACTCAATTTTAAAGCTGTATCGGTCGTTTCCATAGCTGGCCACCTGGGTCAGAGAGGTATTGCCCTTGGCCCGGATGGCCACGTTGTTATAGCTCTCGTTGTCGATGACCACCGAGCACAGCTCGTACTCCTCGTCGGTACAGCCCTCCAGGAACCCCTCCCAATCATCCATAACAATGTCAATGGTATGGACCCTTGACGTGTCAAACAGACGGCTCTCATATCCCTGGGCCGTGGAGGCCGCCTGGATACCTAAGGAGGGAGCGTTTAGAAAGACTCCGGTCACCACCAAGGCTAAAAGCAGAGCCAGGCAGCAGATCTTGTCCATGTATTTATGGGTCGACATGGTCTGCTCCTTTCTTTATCCCATATAGTCTCCGTTGTAGCTGACCAGCACGGCGCTGGCGACTCCCTGCATCTCGGAGAGGGCATTGATAAAATCAGTATTCTCGTCTTTCATCCGCACCTCCAGATTCAGCTCCACGGCTCCCTTCTGGACTGTCTTGCTCTTGACGGTCAGGCGCTGGACCTTTTCCTTCAGAAATTCCGTAGCTGCCGCTTCGCTCTCATGTCCGTCACAGCGGAGCACCACAATATAGGGATTCACATGGGACTTTTTGTTGGCAAAAATCAGCAGGAATACACCAATAAATACGCTGCCGAATACGGCCAGAGGGATGAGTCCCGCCGCCAGCACGATGCCTGCGGCAATGGACCAGAACAAGAAGGCGATGTCCAGGGGCTCTTTGATGGCGGTGCGGAAACGGACGATGGACAGGGCGCCCACCATGCCCAGGGACAGCACCACATTGGAGGTGACCGCCAGGATGACCAGCGTGGTGATCATGGTCAGGGCCACCAGAGTCACGCCGAAGCTGGAGGAGTACATCACCCCGGCAAAGGTCTTTTTGTAGATAAGGAAAATAAACATACCCAGGGCAAAGGCCAGCACCAGTGCCAGGGCCATATCCAACAGGGTAACGCTGGTCATGTTCTCCAGAAAGCTGGATTTGAAGATATCTTGAAAAGTCATTGTGTTCTGCTCCTTCTTGATTGTTCGCGCTCACCCGTAAATCCGGCAGGCGGCGTATTTGGAAAAGGCCGAGGTGTGGGTCCTGGGCACCTGGACCAGGTCTCGGATCAGAGCGGGCAAAAAGCCGTCCCACTTCACCTCCAGGATGGCGGGAGCATCCCCCGCCGGAATGGTCACACAGTCCGGATTTAAAAAATCCGTGTTTCCCATGGCCGTACGGATGTTGTAATCCAAGGTTACCCGCACATTTCCCGGGTCGTAGACAAAGGGCTCCCGGGTATAGTCCACAATCGTCCGTGGCCGCAGACCCTGGGTGGTCATTTTGAAGCACAATTCCCGGACCAAGGGTTCTTTGCTGTCTGCCAGCCTGGTAACATCTCCGCTAGCTACGGCTTGGACCTCTTCCCAGCTCAGCCTGGCCTGCTCTTTGCTGCACAGACCGCTGTACTTGCTCTTTTTTTCCAAAAAAACTTGAGACAGATCTCCGTTGTAGTACCGGACCCGAAATTTTTCCCGGCTGTTTACTCCATCCAACTTTTCCCTCAAAGCTTTGTCCGCCAGATTGTCAAAATACAAGCTTCGGATCTGGTAGCTCCCGTTTACCGCATGTTGGTCCCGTTCCAGCACCGCTCCCAGGCGGGCACGGAGGGCCAACAGGTCAGAGTAGCTGATTTCGTGCTTCCACTCGTGACGAAACTCCATTTCGCGGCCTCCTTTCCATAGGTGGCCAGTATACTCTGTCAACCTTAGTTCAAGCTTAGAGAATATAAAATCAGCGGAGCAAGATATACCTGCTCCGCTCTCAGCCTCTTTTTTTGCACGCTTTCCTATGGCAGCCGCTTGGAGGCAACGATGCGTGGATTCACATGGACCATACAGTGCTTTACCATAGGGAACCGGCGTTCCATGGCATGATGTACCTGCGCCGACGTCTCATGGGCTTCAGCCAGCGGAGCTTCCCCATCTGCAGCAATCTCTACTTCCACATAAATCCGGTTGCCAAACAGCCGGGTCTGCAGCCGGTCCACACCCAATACCCCCGGCTGGGCCAGCGCAGTCTGCCGCATCTCCTCCTCCATCTCCTCCGGACAGGCGGTATCCAGCATTTTTGCCGCGGCATCGCGAAAGATGTCCCAGGCCGCCTTCAAAATAAACAGACAGATCACTACACTGGCTGCCGGATCCAGCTCGGGAATTCCCAGTCGTGCCCCGCAGATTCCCACAAAACTGCCCACAGAGGACAGCGCGTCGGAGCGGTGGTGCCACGCATCCGCCATGAGAGACGGGGAATTCAGCTTCTTGGCCGCCGCTCTGGTGTACCAGTACATAGCCTCTTTGGACACGATGGAGAGGACCGCTGCCGCCAACGCCACCCGCCCGGGAATGGGCAGAGCGTCCGCGCCTTCCAGGATGTTTCCCACTCCGGTCCAGCCGATTCCAAGCCCTGTCACGGCCAGCATAGAGGCAAGCAGGATGGCAGCCATACATTCAAACCGCTCATGGCCAAAGGGATGCTCCCGGTCTGCCTCCTTTCCCGCCAGCTTGACGCCGGCAATCACCACAAAGGTGCTCAGCACATCGGACGCAGAATGGACGGCGTCAGACACCATTGCTCCGGAATGGGCCACCAATCCCGCAGCCAATTTCAGAATCGTCAGCACCACATTGCCCAGGATCGTGACGACTGAAACTCGTATTGCTCTGGCTTCTCCGCTTTTTTGATCCATACTGTTACCTCCCATTTGGAACATATTGCTGTGGCATTCATCTGTTTAGCCTGTTCCAGGGGGTACACAAAGACACCCATGGAACATACTTTTTGTCCCACAGATGCCTCACCATCTGCTGCCGCCGCAGCGGCCCGGCTCCTTTACGGCCTGTTCCTTGTGGGGCGCGCCGCCCCAACCATGTTCTCACCCTCAGTTTATGCCGTTCTCTCCCCTTTGGTCACTGCACCCCTTGTCAAAAAAAGTTCACACTTTTCGTATGGTACAGGCTTATCCATTTGTGTTAAAATAAAATTGTCCCCAAAGGAGATTCTCTGCATCTATTTTTCCTTACCAAAGAACAGGAAGGCAACTCTATGGACAACAATTTTGCCTCTTCTATCGATTCCAAGCACCGCCACCCTCGCAGTCTGGCGCTGCGTTCGCTGGTGCTGCTGCTCGGCTTTGGCTGTGCGGCATCTCTTCTGCTGGGCAGCTGCGCCCATCCCCGTATTCTTCCTCTGAGCGGTTGGCTGCCAAAATCCTCCCTGTCCGTCTCCATCTCCCGAACCACCTCTCACTGGAAGGCTCCCGATGATACCCATGTTTGGAATCTGACTCTGGTCAATCCCTGGAACCCTCTTCCGGAGGATTATTCCATCTCTCTGAAGCAGGTAGAATCCGGCCAGGCAGTAGATCAGCGGTGCGCGGAGGCCCTGCAGGCGATGATGGATGACTGCCGGGCTGCCGGCCTATCCCCTCTCATCTGCTCCTCCTACCGTACCCAGGAGACCCAGCACGGACTGTATGACGCCCAGGTCAACGATTTTCTTGCTCAGGGCTACTCCAGAAAAGAGGCCGAGTCCATGGCCGCCACCATAGTGGCCCTGCCCGGCACCAGCGAGCACCAGCTGGGGCTGGCGGTAGACATTGTGGATCAAAACTATCAGATCCTGGAGAGTTCCCAGGAGGACACACCGGTCCAACGATGGCTGATGGAGCACTGCTGGGAGTATGGTTTTATTCTCCGCTATCCGGAAGAGAAAAGCGATTTAACCGGCATTATCTACGAACCCTGGCACTACCGCTATGTGGGTGTGGAAGCCGCAAAAGTGATTACCCAGGCCGGGATCTGTCTGGAGGAATATGTGGGAGCCACTGCAAAAGCCGTTCCTGACTCTTTCTCTTAAAACTTCAGCCGCCCTTCTCTATGCAGGAGAAGGGCGGCTGTTTATTCTCAGATCACTTTCAATTTTTAAAAAAGAAAACGTCCTGAAATCGTTTGATTTCAGGACGTTTGGTGGAGATAAGCGGGATCGAACCGCTGACCTCTTGAATGCCATTCAAGCGCTCTCCCAGCTGAGCTATACCCCCATATTTTCTTGTTGCTTTGGCTCTTGGCCTCAGCGCAGGACTTATAATACCAGATACCCGCTCACTTGTCAAGCATAAAAAGAAAGTTTTTTCGTTTTTTTCAAAAACCAAAGAACGCCGCAGCGCTGTGCAGCGCTGCGGCGTTTCGATGTGCTGATTAGTAATATTTTTTGCGGTTCTTACGAGCAGCCTCAGACTTCTTGCGGCGCTTCACGCTGGGGCTCTCATAATGCTCGCGCTTACGAACCTCGGCCAGCACGCCAGACTTGGCGCAGCTGCGCTTAAAGCGCTTCAGAGCGCTCTCCAAAGACTCGTTTTCTCTTACACGGACTTCCGACATTTATATTTCCCTCCCTCCGGCGCGGCAGATTTTCTGCCACGAAAGGGCCATTTGTATGGCTTTAACAGAACCATTATATTTGACTTTCTGTCAAATGTCAAGTTCTTCTTTGCTCTGCAAATTTGAATTTTTTGTAACGGCACGATGCACCATCAGGCCTGGGGCTTAAAAATCAGGTTGACCAGGCGGCCCTTGACCACGATGGACTTCACCAGCTGCATGCCCTCGGCCATGCGGGCGATCTTCTCATTGGCCAGAGCGGCAGCCACAACCTCCTCGTCGCTGCTGTCGGTGGGCACGATGATGTTGGCGCGGACCTTGCCGCCCACCTGCACTGCCATCTGGGTGGTAGCGGTAACGGTCTTGGCTGCATCATAAGTGGGCCAAGGCTGCAGGCACACCTGGCCGCCGTAGCCCGCCATCTCCCACAGCTCCTCGCACATGTGGGGGGCAAAGGGAGAGAGCATCAGCAGCAGAGCCTTCATATCGCCCCGGCTGGCGCCGTTGGCGTAGAAGTCGTTGACCAGGGCCATCAGGGTAGCGATGGCAGTGTTGAACTTCATGGCCTCGATGTCCTCAGACACCTTCTTGATGGCACGGTGGACAGCCACCTCGTTGACCTGAGAGTACTCATCGCCGGTGTGCTCCTGCTCGGTGGCCAGGTTCCACACACGGTCCAGGAAGCGCTTACAGCCCTTCACACCGTTCTCCGACCAAGCGGCAGCCTTCTCAAAGTCGCCGATGAACATGATATAGGTGCGCATGGTGTCGGCGCCGTACTGCTCGATGACGTCGTTGGGGTTGACCACGTTGCCGCGGGACTTGGACATCTTCTCGCCGCCCTCACCCAGGATCATACCGTGGGAGGTGCGCTTCTGATAGGGCTCTTTGGTAGGTACTACGCCGATGTCATAGAGGAACTTGTGCCAGAACCGGCTGTACAGCAGGTGCAGAGTGGTGTGCTCCATGCCGCCGTTGTACCAGTCCACGGGGCTCCAGTAGTCCAAAGCCTCCTTGGAGGCCAGGGCCTTGTCGTTGTGGGGATCCATATACCGCAGGAAATACCAGCTGGAACCGGCCCACTGGGGCATGGTGTCGGTCTCCCGCTTGGCAGGGCCGCCGCAGCAGGGGCAGGTGGTGTTCACCCAGTCGGTCATCTTGGACAGGGGAGACTCGCCGTCGTCGGTGGGCTCGTAGCTCTCCACGTCGGGGAGCAGCAGGGGCAGCTGGTCCTCGCTGATGGGCTGCCAGCCGCACTTCTCACAGTAGACCATGGGGATGGGCTCGCCCCAGTAGCGCTGACGGGAGAACACCCAGTCGCGCAGCTTGTAGTTGACCTTGGAGTGGCCGATGCCCTTCTCCTCCAGCCACTTGGTGATGACGGGGATGGCGTCCTTGACGGTCAGGCCGTTGAGGAAGTCGGAGTTGACCAGGATACCGGTCTCGTCCTTGGCGGTAAAGGCGGCCTTCTGCACGTCCTCGCCGCCGGAGACCACCTCGATGATCTCACAGCCAAACTTCTTGGCAAACTCCCAGTCACGGTCGTCGTGGGCAGGCACGGCCATGATGGCGCCGGTGCCGTAGGTAGCCAGGACGTAGTCGGAGATGAAGATGGGGATCTCCTTGCCGTTGACGGGGTTGATGCCCTTCACGCCGTCCAGGCACACGCCGGTCTTCTCCTTGTTGAGCTCAGTACGCTCCAGGTCGGACTTGGAGGCGGCCAGCTTCTGGTAGGCCTTCACCTCGTCGGCGTTCTTCAGCAAGGGCATCCACTTGTCCAGGAACTTATGCTCGGGAGACAGGACCATATAGGTGGCGCCGAACAGGGTGTCGGGACGGGTGGTGTAGACCACAATGTCGTCGCCGGTGGTGGCCTTGAAGGTGACCTCGGCGCCGGTGGAACGGCCGATCCAGTTCTTCTGCTGGATCTTGACGCGCTCGATAAAGTCCAGATCGTCCAGGTCGTCGATGAGACGCTGGGCATACTCGGTGATCTTCAGCATCCACTGGCTCTTCTCCTTGCGGATGACGGGGGCGCCGCAGCGCTCACACACGCCCTCCACCACTTCCTCGTTGGCCAGCACGCACTTACAGGAGGTGCACCAGTTCACGGGCATGGTGGTCTTATAGGCCAGGCCGTGCTTGTACAGCTGCAGGAAGATCCACTGGGTCCACTTGTAGTAGCTGGGGTCGGTGGTGTTGACCTCCCGGTCCCAGTCAAAGGAGTAGCCCAGCATCTGCAGCTGCTTGCGGAAATTCAGGATGTTATCGTGGGTCACCTTGGCAGGGTGGATATGGTTTTTGATGGCGTAGTTCTCGGTGGGCAGACCGAAGGCGTCGTAGCCCATGGGGAACAGCACATTGTAGCCATCCATGCGGCGCTTACGGGCCACCACGTCCATGGCGGTGTAAGGCCGGGCATGGCCCACGTGCAGGCCCTGGCCGGAGGGGTAGGGAAACTCCACCAGAGCATAGAACTTCTTCTTGTCGGTGTCACCGGTGTGGCAGGCGAAGGTCTTCTCTTCCAGCCACTTTTTCTGCCATTTCTTTTCAATGGCCGCGAAATCGTACTTCAAATCAATCACGCTCTCCTGTATTTTTACCGCGCCAGTCGGCACTTATATATTGAGACCGTAACATTATACCCGCAATTTGTCCAGATTGCAAGGGCTTCCATACAGCTCGCCCGGTTCCTGGACTTTCGAGGGAAAATTCAGGATCCTCAAATCCAATTTTATAAAAATCTTAATTTCCTCTTCCATGGAATTTATATCCTGTCTGCTATTCTGAATTCAGAAAGGACGGGGTCCATATGACGCAGACCAAAACGGTATATATTCTCCTCACCCGCTCCGGGACCTGGTTTTCCCGGCTCATTCACCTGGCCACCGACGACTGCTACACCCATGCCTCCATCGGTTTGGACGGTCCCGCCGGCCCCTTTTACAGCTTTGGTCGTCTGGACCCCCGCTTTGCCCTGCCGGCCGGACTGGTCCAGGAGCGGCTGGACGGCAGCCCCATCGGCGGCCGGGAGACTCCCTGGTGTCTGTGTGAGCTGGAGGTCTCCTCCCAGGCCTATGACCATCTGAAACAACAGCTTTCTTCCATGTACGCCCGTCGGGAGCAATACCACTATAATCTGCTGGGTGCACTGAGCTGCTACTTCCATCAGCCTCTGCGCCGGGAGCACCACTACTTCTGTTCTCAGTTTGTGGCCAGTCTGCTGGAGGAAAGCGGCGCGGCGGAGCTGGGCAAATGTCCCGATCTGGTCCGTCCGGTGGATTTCTGCTCTCTGCGGGGCCTGCGCTCCGTGCGCCAGGGCGTGTTTGTCCCTTCCCCAGCCTGATCTTTTCCTCTGTTTGCCTCTTTCTCTCTCCTCCGGACTTGACAGAACCGATTCCTACGCTATAATAGAAGGACACTGTACTTCGCCGCTTTGACGCTGTAAAGCATCAACGCGACGAAAGAAGGAGGATCAGAAATGGAACATAAACGAACTGCCGGGCAGTTCGCCAGCTCAGCCGGTTTTATTCTGGCTGCCGTGGGCTCCGCGGTAGGCATGGGAAATATCTGGCTGTTCCCCTATCGAATTGGACAATACGGCGGCGGCGCTTTCTTGGTGCCCTACTTTATCTTTGTGGCCCTGTTCAGCTATGTAGGCCTGTCGGGCGAGTTTGGCCTGGGCCGTCTCACCGGAACGGGCACGTCGGGCTCCTTTGATTACGTGCTGAAAAAGCGGGGAAAAAAGGGCGGCTCCATCATCGGCATTCTGCCCCTGCTGGGCGTGCTGGGTATCGCCATCGGCTACTCGGTGGTGGTAGGCTGGGTGCTGAAATACGCGGTGGGTTCTCTCACCGGTGCAGTGCTCACCAACGAGCCCCAGGCCTATTTTGACGCCATGGCCGTGGACTTCGGCTCCATTCCCTGGCACCTTATCGCCGTGGTTCTCACCGCTGCGGTACTGCTGATGGGCGTGAAGGACGGTATCGAGAAAATCAGCAAGTTCATGATGCCTGCTTTCTTTATTCTCTTCTTCATCATCGCCATCCGCGTGGCCTTCCTCCCCGGCTCCTGGGAGGGCTACCTCTACCTGCTCACCCCCGACTGGAGCTACCTGGGCAAGTTTGAGACCTGGGTCATGGCCATGGGACAGGCCTTCTTCTCCCTGTCCATCAACGGCGCAGGCATGCTGATCTACGGCAGCTATATGAAGAAGTCAGAGGACATCATCCACCACTCGGTCATGACCGCCATTCTGGATACTATCGCTGCCCTGCTGGCCGGCTTTGCCATCATCCCGGCGGTGTTCGCCTTCGGCATCTCCCCCAGCTCCGGTCCCCCGCTGATGTTCGTCACCCTGCCTCAGGTGTTCCAGAGCATGCCCATGGGCCGGCTGTTTGCGGTATTCTTCTTTGTGTCCGTCTTCTTTGCGGGCATCACCTCCCTCATCAACATGATGGAGGCCTGCAGCGAGGCTCTCTCCAGTCAGCTGAAGTTCTCCCGCCGCCTGGCGGTGTGTGTCATCGCCGTGGTGGTCTTCGGCGTGTCCATCTTCCTGGAGGCCCTGCCCAAGATGGGCGCCTGGCTGGACACCGTGACCATCTATATCGCCCCCTTCGGCGCTCTGCTGTGTGCGGTGTTTATCTACTTCATCCTGGGCATGAAGGACATCAAGGCCGAACTGAACCTGGGCCGCAAGAAGCCCCTGGGCCGCAGCTTCGACGTCATCGCTTACTTCTATGTGATCGTAGCGGCGGCAGTGCTGGTGCTTGGCATCTACTACGGCGGCATCGGCTGAGTCAATACTCAAAGATACAAAATCCCCGCTGGGAAGATTCCCAGCGGGGATTTTTTGTGTTTAAATTGATTCAGCCGTTTTTCTGGTACAGGGCCACCAGAGCGCTGGCACCAATGCGGTCGGCGCCGGCATCCAGCATGGCCTGGGCCTGCTCAAAGGTACGGATGCCGCCGGCGGCTTTGATGCGCATGTCGGGGCTGATGTGCTCCCGGAACAGCTTCACATCCTCCACGGTAGCTCCGCCCTGGGCAAAGCCGGTGGAGGTCTTGATAAAGTCGGCTCCGGACATGGAGACAATCCGGCAGGCGGCGATCTTCTCCTCCTGGGTCAGCTGACAGGCCTCCACAATGACCTTCAAAATACGGCCCTTGCAGGATGCCTTGACCGCCTTGATCTCCTCCAGCACGCCTTCCCAGTCGCCCGACTTGGCCAGACCGATGTCCATGACCATGTCGATCTCGTCGGCGCCATTGCGGATGGCATCCTCGGTCTCAAAGACCTTCACCTCGGGGGTGGAATAGCCGTTGGGGAAGCCAATGACAGTGCAGATCTTCAGGCGGTTGCCCACATAGTCTGCCGCCCGCTTGACATACCGGGGCGGGATACACACCGAGGCGGTCTGACAGGCCAACCCCTGATCGCAGATAACCTTCACCTGCTCCCAGGTGGCGTCTTGCGCAAGCAGGGTATGGTCTACCCGGCTGAGAATTTCTTTCCGATCCATAAGTCGTTTCCTCCTTACACAGAAGTGGGACCGGGTCCCACACAGAAGCGCTGATGCAGGTTTATTCTACTCCCGCCGCCCCCATCTGTCCAGCCCAAAAACTGACAAAAAGCGGGCCGGAGAACTCCTCCGGCCCGTACGGCCGGTCACTTCCACCCTGAAAGGATAGCCGAAACCAGCACAGATTATTCCTTGTTTTTCCAGTTCGTTTATGCCTGCACCTTGGCCAGCAGTGCGTCAGTGCGGTCGGTGCGCTCCCAGGGCAGATCCAGGTCGCTGCGGCCGAAGTGGCCGTAGGCCGCGGTCTGGCGATAGATGGGACGGCGCAGATCCAGATCCCGGATGATGGCAGCGGGACGCAGATCAAAGACCTGCTGCACCGCGTCGGACAGGTCCTCGTCGGAGACGCGGCCGGTGCCGAAGGTGTCTACCCGCACGGAGACAGGCTGAGCCACGCCGATAGCGTAGGCCAGCTGCACCTGGCAGCGGGAAGCCAGACCGGCGGCCACCACGTTCTTGGCCACCCAGCGGGCGGCGTAAGCGGCGGAACGGTCCACCTTAGTGGGATCCTTGCCGGAGAAGGCGCCGCCGCCGTGGGGGGCGCTGCCGCCGTAAGTATCCACGATGATCTTCCGTCCGGTGAGGCCGGAGTCACCCTGAGGACCGCCCACCACGAAGCGGCCGGTGGGGTTGACGTAGATCTTGGTGTCGTTGTCCATGAGGCTGGCGGGGATGATGGGCCGGATGACCAGGTCGATCATATCCTGGCGGATCTGGCTCAGCTCTACCTCGGGGCTGTGCTGGGTGGAGACGACCACCGCGTCCACACGCAGAGGCTTGTCGTTCTCGTCGTACTCCACGGTGACCTGGGTCTTGCCGTCGGGGCGCAGGTAGTCCACCTTGCCCTCCTTGCGCACCTGGGTCAGGCGCATGGCCAGCTTCTGGGCCAGGGTGATAGGCAGAGGCATAAGCTCCTCGGTCTCGTCGCAGGCGTAGCCGAACATCATGCCCTGGTCGCCGGCGCCGTTGTCCAGACCGTCGTCCTGCTCGCCCTCCTTGGCCTCCAGGCACTTGTCCACGCCCATGGCGATGTCGGGGGACTGCTCGTCAATGGAGGTGAGCACCGCGCAGGTGTCGCAGTCAAAGCCGAACTTGGCGCGGTCATAGCCGATGTCCCGCACCACGTCCCGGGCGATCTTGGGGATGTCCACATAGCAGCTGGTGGTGATCTCGCCCATCACATGGACCAGACCGGTGGTCACCGTGGTCTCGCAGGCCACACGAGCCTGAGGATCCTGAGCGAGCATCGCGTCCAGCACCGCGTCAGAGATCTGGTCGCAGATCTTATCGGGATGCCCCTCGGTTACAGATTCAGAGGTAAACAGTTTCTTTGCCATAATCTTTTTCCTTTCTTTTTCTGGGGGGTGAAAAAAACGCTCCGCATTGGCGGAGCGTTTCATCGTCTAAGCACCCTCATCTTTCGATACACTGCCGCCGGATTTAGCACCTTGCATGATATGCAGGTTGCCGGGTTTCATAGGGCCGTTCCCTCCACCGCTCTTGATAAGGTTTTCAGTTG
Encoded here:
- a CDS encoding CotH kinase family protein, translating into MSTHKYMDKICCLALLLALVVTGVFLNAPSLGIQAASTAQGYESRLFDTSRVHTIDIVMDDWEGFLEGCTDEEYELCSVVIDNESYNNVAIRAKGNTSLTQVASYGNDRYSFKIEFDHYDSTISYHGLDKLSLNNIIQDNTYMKDYLTYQMMGYFGVDAPLCSYVYITVNGEDWGLYLAVEGVEESFLERNYGSDYGELYKPDSMSMGGGRGNGGEFDLEDWMDDQSGEEGQSTLPDRQAMKGQRPDGMTPPDTGEEVQSDTETMPQGMPGTVPSQDDASDSQTTDPVQTDKQFGGRGGGMGGSMGSSDVSLIYTDDDYDSYSNIFDNAKTDITDADKDRLIAVLKQLNEGENIESVVDVDEVIRYFVVHNFVCNFDSYTGSMIHNYYLYEEDGQLSMIPWDYNLAFGGFQGGQDATSMVNYPIDTPVSGGTVDSRPMLAWIFESEEYTQLYHQYFADFISSYFDSGYFTQMMAQTKQLIAPYVEKDPTKFCTYEEFETGIETLEQFCLLRAESVQGQLDGTIPSTSDGQAEDSSALVDASELSISDMGTMNNAMGGGMGGPMEREDISAQPQGEEVPSGGQPFDLPAGEESASLPMDGNVPERPQANTAAESGQDPMKLEVGGGNQSALNREYGVLLAASAAVLLAGLILAWRYRKRA
- a CDS encoding DUF4956 domain-containing protein; amino-acid sequence: MTFQDIFKSSFLENMTSVTLLDMALALVLAFALGMFIFLIYKKTFAGVMYSSSFGVTLVALTMITTLVILAVTSNVVLSLGMVGALSIVRFRTAIKEPLDIAFLFWSIAAGIVLAAGLIPLAVFGSVFIGVFLLIFANKKSHVNPYIVVLRCDGHESEAAATEFLKEKVQRLTVKSKTVQKGAVELNLEVRMKDENTDFINALSEMQGVASAVLVSYNGDYMG
- a CDS encoding polyphosphate polymerase domain-containing protein produces the protein MEFRHEWKHEISYSDLLALRARLGAVLERDQHAVNGSYQIRSLYFDNLADKALREKLDGVNSREKFRVRYYNGDLSQVFLEKKSKYSGLCSKEQARLSWEEVQAVASGDVTRLADSKEPLVRELCFKMTTQGLRPRTIVDYTREPFVYDPGNVRVTLDYNIRTAMGNTDFLNPDCVTIPAGDAPAILEVKWDGFLPALIRDLVQVPRTHTSAFSKYAACRIYG
- a CDS encoding cation diffusion facilitator family transporter, with the translated sequence MDQKSGEARAIRVSVVTILGNVVLTILKLAAGLVAHSGAMVSDAVHSASDVLSTFVVIAGVKLAGKEADREHPFGHERFECMAAILLASMLAVTGLGIGWTGVGNILEGADALPIPGRVALAAAVLSIVSKEAMYWYTRAAAKKLNSPSLMADAWHHRSDALSSVGSFVGICGARLGIPELDPAASVVICLFILKAAWDIFRDAAAKMLDTACPEEMEEEMRQTALAQPGVLGVDRLQTRLFGNRIYVEVEIAADGEAPLAEAHETSAQVHHAMERRFPMVKHCMVHVNPRIVASKRLP
- a CDS encoding M15 family metallopeptidase; the protein is MDNNFASSIDSKHRHPRSLALRSLVLLLGFGCAASLLLGSCAHPRILPLSGWLPKSSLSVSISRTTSHWKAPDDTHVWNLTLVNPWNPLPEDYSISLKQVESGQAVDQRCAEALQAMMDDCRAAGLSPLICSSYRTQETQHGLYDAQVNDFLAQGYSRKEAESMAATIVALPGTSEHQLGLAVDIVDQNYQILESSQEDTPVQRWLMEHCWEYGFILRYPEEKSDLTGIIYEPWHYRYVGVEAAKVITQAGICLEEYVGATAKAVPDSFS
- the rpsU gene encoding 30S ribosomal protein S21 translates to MSEVRVRENESLESALKRFKRSCAKSGVLAEVRKREHYESPSVKRRKKSEAARKNRKKYY
- the leuS gene encoding leucine--tRNA ligase — its product is MKYDFAAIEKKWQKKWLEEKTFACHTGDTDKKKFYALVEFPYPSGQGLHVGHARPYTAMDVVARKRRMDGYNVLFPMGYDAFGLPTENYAIKNHIHPAKVTHDNILNFRKQLQMLGYSFDWDREVNTTDPSYYKWTQWIFLQLYKHGLAYKTTMPVNWCTSCKCVLANEEVVEGVCERCGAPVIRKEKSQWMLKITEYAQRLIDDLDDLDFIERVKIQQKNWIGRSTGAEVTFKATTGDDIVVYTTRPDTLFGATYMVLSPEHKFLDKWMPLLKNADEVKAYQKLAASKSDLERTELNKEKTGVCLDGVKGINPVNGKEIPIFISDYVLATYGTGAIMAVPAHDDRDWEFAKKFGCEIIEVVSGGEDVQKAAFTAKDETGILVNSDFLNGLTVKDAIPVITKWLEEKGIGHSKVNYKLRDWVFSRQRYWGEPIPMVYCEKCGWQPISEDQLPLLLPDVESYEPTDDGESPLSKMTDWVNTTCPCCGGPAKRETDTMPQWAGSSWYFLRYMDPHNDKALASKEALDYWSPVDWYNGGMEHTTLHLLYSRFWHKFLYDIGVVPTKEPYQKRTSHGMILGEGGEKMSKSRGNVVNPNDVIEQYGADTMRTYIMFIGDFEKAAAWSENGVKGCKRFLDRVWNLATEQEHTGDEYSQVNEVAVHRAIKKVSEDIEAMKFNTAIATLMALVNDFYANGASRGDMKALLLMLSPFAPHMCEELWEMAGYGGQVCLQPWPTYDAAKTVTATTQMAVQVGGKVRANIIVPTDSSDEEVVAAALANEKIARMAEGMQLVKSIVVKGRLVNLIFKPQA